A part of Penaeus vannamei isolate JL-2024 chromosome 1, ASM4276789v1, whole genome shotgun sequence genomic DNA contains:
- the LOC138862968 gene encoding uncharacterized protein, with protein MEIFKLKGGKAAGICEVPAELLKAGGEPMARGLHAVLAAIWQSGSIPPDLLRGVVIPLWNGKGDHWVCSNYFGITLITVDHILAPRVIVEHRHEFSHGLLAAYIDLKKVFDSVHRKSLWEILRLRGIPTQLIGLICGATLGNIKVTDLDLVDYIAILSESLESLVAALDAFSNEAKPLGLEVLDQDQNPGFWGCAIKQGSQLTDWPGSRGHDLGQQEYLEVLVPMQKD; from the exons ATGGAAATCTttaagctgaagggtgggaaagctgcaggcatatgcgAGGTCCCTGcagaactgctaaaggctgggggtgagCCTATGGCACGGGGTTTGCATGCCGTcctagctgccatctggcagtccggttccataccccctgacctgttaaggggcgtggtcatccctctctggaatggGAAAGGAGATCACTGGGTCTGTAGCAACTACTTTGGCATCACATTGATCA CTGTAGACCATATCCTAGCGCCTCGAGTTATTGTAGAACATCGTCATGAGTTCAgtcatgggctgcttgcagcctacatcgatctcaagaaggtgTTTGATTCGGTGCATCGCAAATCgttgtgggagatcctgagacttagaggaattccaacacagttgattggattaata tgtggagcaacactgggcaatatcaaggtcacggaccttgACTTGGTTGACTatattgcaattctatctgagtctctggaatctctggtggcggctcttgatgcattcagcaatgaggcAAAGCCCCTGGGCTTAGAagtcttggaccaagaccaaaatCCCGGATTTTGGGGGTGT GCTATCAAACAAGGAAGTCAAttgacggattggcctggcagcaggggccaTGATCtcggtcaacaagagtatttggaggtgctggtacctatgcagaaggactaa